The following proteins are encoded in a genomic region of Flammeovirga pectinis:
- a CDS encoding UbiD family decarboxylase gives MKHFLLRYSLIRIKGCPEGFRAADFGMGKSGNPKAPWARLAVMLGMPPESGLMDIQKGYLDAIATGEVHDPIILDNKTAPCKENIWLGDDIDLEKFPAPLGHDGDGGRYIQTAGLNIVQTPDGKWTNWSTNRAMILDKNTMTGLWIPAQHNGMIHQMWTKEGKDTPWALALGVNPAVTTQAGARCPDWVDEYDQSSKLLDSSIELVKCETNDLLVPADAEIIIEGYVCKDQFEAEGPFGEYPGYLPDEVNKTPRQVITAITFRNNPILPICLPGVPIDSSHVSMSFFRASDVVTAFKKAELPVIDAMILFESANHWLVIRVKDDWHKTTGLTTDAFIRLIGDTFWNQHVGSSAKLVVVGEDIDPSSLRDVTWALATRNHPKLGTYFFEDIHKMGAGTENYHAANEKIHGEGGLAIYSCLPLQDRVGLPKRRVLSFDENYPDPIKAKVNENWTKWGFKE, from the coding sequence ATGAAACACTTTCTCCTGCGGTATTCTTTAATAAGAATAAAAGGATGCCCTGAAGGCTTTAGAGCTGCAGATTTTGGAATGGGAAAAAGTGGAAATCCAAAAGCTCCTTGGGCAAGACTTGCAGTAATGTTAGGCATGCCTCCAGAATCAGGTTTAATGGATATTCAGAAAGGATACCTTGATGCAATTGCTACTGGTGAAGTACACGATCCTATTATTCTTGATAACAAAACAGCCCCTTGTAAAGAAAATATTTGGCTAGGTGATGATATTGACCTTGAAAAATTTCCGGCTCCGTTAGGTCATGATGGTGACGGTGGAAGATATATTCAAACAGCTGGACTTAACATTGTTCAAACTCCTGATGGTAAATGGACAAATTGGTCTACAAACAGGGCCATGATTTTGGATAAAAATACAATGACAGGTTTATGGATTCCTGCTCAACACAATGGCATGATTCATCAGATGTGGACCAAGGAAGGAAAAGATACGCCTTGGGCATTGGCGTTAGGAGTTAACCCTGCCGTTACTACTCAAGCAGGTGCAAGATGTCCAGATTGGGTTGATGAGTACGACCAGTCGAGTAAATTATTAGATAGTTCTATTGAACTTGTAAAATGTGAAACGAATGACTTGTTAGTTCCTGCTGATGCCGAAATAATTATAGAAGGGTATGTATGTAAAGATCAATTCGAAGCAGAAGGACCATTTGGTGAATACCCTGGTTACCTTCCAGATGAAGTAAACAAAACTCCTAGACAAGTTATTACAGCAATTACATTTAGAAATAATCCAATCTTACCAATCTGTTTACCTGGGGTTCCTATTGATAGTTCGCACGTTAGTATGAGTTTCTTTAGAGCATCTGATGTTGTTACTGCATTTAAAAAAGCAGAACTACCCGTAATTGATGCTATGATCTTGTTCGAATCTGCCAACCATTGGCTAGTAATTAGAGTAAAAGATGATTGGCATAAAACAACAGGTTTAACAACCGATGCGTTCATTCGACTTATTGGTGATACTTTCTGGAATCAACATGTAGGAAGTTCTGCAAAACTTGTAGTTGTAGGAGAAGATATCGACCCGTCAAGTTTAAGAGATGTAACTTGGGCTTTGGCAACAAGAAACCATCCTAAACTTGGAACATACTTTTTTGAAGATATCCACAAGATGGGTGCTGGAACAGAAAATTATCATGCAGCTAATGAAAAAATACATGGTGAAGGTGGTTTAGCAATTTATAGCTGTTTGCCATTACAAGATAGAGTCGGCTTACCTAAAAGAAGGGTATTATCTTTTGATGAAAATTACCCTGACCCAATTAAAGCAAAAGTAAATGAAAATTGGACAAAATGGGGTTTTAAAGAATAA
- a CDS encoding amidohydrolase, protein MIKSILFLLSLLFVFPFAKDKKKPKATIVIKNAIVHTMDSKNTIAECIALRGEEIIYVGKQDKIDGYINRKTKVIDAHNQVVLPGFIDAHTHPISLASFDLEVKGYKMEKLLKELKIYIDTHPNNKTIIGVGGFAYNDPNFDISKLDEIAPNTPIVLVETDGHGGWINSKGIALLDDLETTEFSENSYFEKNVDGKYSGVIVEAKAYYYAIGKVLKIKENLPEFDDRFKALSKEYNSLGYTTVFDATAGNNDVSDVLFGRLAKISNGITMRVEASYLTSDLEELKTAKVNTSNLKKHNTELFNINTIKVFMDGTMEGYNAALDQPYIGTNTNGNLFFSGNEFQNELVNLAQNNFDIHFHAIGPRAIHEAVIASQKIREQGADVKLTIAHAELIRDEDFQVILENDIIINTTPLWHSYDDFTFSALGQERFNKIWRYNPILEENGHVTFGTDHPSSYSLSPFEHIQTAITRQNKYSGDKKLADEKQKFSIQDAVKAFTTSAAYQLNLANDLGSIEVGKKADLILINQDIFSIDETKIKATKVTTTIFNGKVVYSE, encoded by the coding sequence ATGATCAAATCTATCTTATTTCTCCTATCTTTATTATTTGTTTTTCCATTTGCAAAAGATAAAAAGAAGCCCAAAGCAACCATAGTGATTAAAAATGCTATTGTACATACTATGGATAGTAAAAATACTATTGCAGAATGTATTGCATTACGAGGCGAGGAAATTATTTATGTTGGGAAACAAGATAAAATAGATGGATATATTAATAGAAAAACGAAGGTAATTGATGCACATAATCAAGTAGTACTTCCTGGCTTTATTGATGCACACACCCACCCTATTTCTTTAGCTTCTTTCGATTTAGAAGTGAAAGGGTATAAAATGGAAAAGTTATTAAAAGAATTAAAAATCTATATTGATACACATCCGAATAATAAAACTATAATTGGAGTGGGCGGATTTGCTTATAACGACCCTAATTTTGATATTTCTAAACTTGATGAGATTGCACCAAATACCCCAATTGTTTTAGTAGAAACTGACGGGCATGGTGGATGGATAAACAGTAAAGGCATTGCTTTATTGGATGATCTTGAAACGACTGAGTTTTCTGAAAATAGTTATTTCGAAAAGAACGTTGATGGGAAATATTCTGGAGTAATTGTAGAGGCAAAAGCCTATTATTATGCTATAGGTAAAGTTTTAAAAATTAAAGAAAATCTACCCGAATTTGATGATCGGTTTAAAGCATTATCAAAAGAATATAATAGTCTTGGGTATACAACCGTTTTTGATGCTACTGCAGGAAACAATGATGTATCAGATGTTTTATTCGGTAGGTTAGCTAAAATCTCAAATGGCATTACAATGAGAGTTGAAGCTTCTTACTTAACATCAGATTTAGAAGAACTTAAAACGGCAAAAGTAAATACATCAAACTTAAAAAAACACAACACTGAACTCTTCAACATTAATACAATAAAAGTATTTATGGATGGTACTATGGAGGGATACAATGCTGCTTTAGATCAACCTTATATTGGGACTAATACTAATGGAAATCTCTTTTTTAGTGGTAATGAATTTCAGAATGAATTAGTAAACTTAGCACAAAATAATTTTGATATTCACTTTCATGCCATAGGCCCTAGAGCTATTCATGAAGCAGTAATTGCTAGTCAGAAAATTAGAGAACAAGGTGCTGATGTAAAACTAACTATTGCACATGCAGAACTAATAAGAGATGAAGATTTTCAAGTAATTCTTGAGAATGATATCATAATTAATACTACCCCATTGTGGCACTCCTACGACGATTTCACATTCTCTGCATTAGGCCAAGAACGTTTCAATAAAATATGGAGATACAATCCAATTCTTGAAGAAAACGGTCATGTTACTTTTGGAACTGATCACCCTTCTTCTTATAGTTTAAGTCCTTTTGAACATATCCAAACAGCAATAACTCGTCAAAACAAATATAGTGGTGATAAAAAATTAGCGGATGAAAAGCAGAAATTTAGTATTCAAGATGCAGTAAAAGCGTTTACTACAAGTGCTGCTTATCAGCTCAATTTAGCCAATGATTTGGGATCTATTGAAGTAGGTAAAAAAGCAGATCTAATTCTTATCAATCAAGATATATTTTCTATAGACGAAACAAAAATAAAAGCTACAAAAGTGACTACCACTATATTTAATGGTAAAGTAGTTTATTCAGAGTAG
- a CDS encoding DUF7691 family protein, which produces MGYGIMPYSIDLGFIKTCYGVEDEGVKNQLLQKTSANLSSIDSQLEVEDGWEPALNIMQDFLNGIIKDAGDGAKNWYVLEVLIKTLGETCNNSNWYPADIDPFYSIKEFMMYTIDLERKINLPMTMEFPAVFTIYRTDFSAALAAIKNAAFEESQIKQFADWIAYSNQKKQDLVLFYY; this is translated from the coding sequence ATGGGATATGGAATAATGCCTTATAGCATTGATTTAGGTTTTATTAAAACGTGTTATGGAGTAGAAGATGAAGGTGTAAAGAACCAACTTCTTCAAAAAACCTCGGCTAATCTTTCTTCTATTGATAGCCAACTAGAAGTAGAAGATGGTTGGGAACCTGCCCTTAATATAATGCAAGATTTCTTGAATGGAATTATAAAAGATGCAGGAGACGGAGCCAAGAATTGGTATGTATTAGAAGTACTCATTAAAACTTTAGGGGAAACTTGCAATAATAGTAATTGGTACCCTGCTGATATAGATCCGTTTTATAGTATTAAGGAATTTATGATGTATACTATTGATCTAGAACGGAAGATAAACCTTCCTATGACAATGGAATTTCCTGCAGTATTCACAATTTACAGAACTGACTTTTCTGCTGCTTTAGCTGCTATAAAGAATGCTGCTTTTGAAGAAAGTCAGATAAAGCAATTTGCAGATTGGATAGCATATTCTAACCAAAAGAAACAAGATTTAGTGCTGTTTTATTATTAA
- a CDS encoding two-component regulator propeller domain-containing protein, with product MKLLSKLTTVLLLTLLIPILSMGQFPEKTSYSFDRFSIQDGLSNVSVHSIYQDSKGFMWFGTLMGLNRYDGYNFKIYKNSTKDNNTLFSNYINCITEDGEENLWVGDAGGLNVYHRDKDNFERIPIPEFVGCRVIQKHGTDKLWIGSLKGFFLFDTKKKVIIKNISGKYINQLLVDNESNLWMGSETDGIYLASENGTINAIFKSSNKKGSLPNNNIEVIHQDSKGTIRVGTEGGGLCVYNPKNKEFKQIALPTNVVWDILEVNDKLWLSTPEHGVIILDPKTNSFESITNKINDPKSISENHILTFFRDKSENIWLGGFRKGLNYWNSQTNAFSLVSSNRGGYELLTSNNVISLEEDVNNIYFGTDGGGLNVLNKRTKKMKVFKHNPNNPNSIGSNAILSITKGRNGFYWIGTWGGGLNKFDPKTETFTKIVRDPKNPNTLPNNNIWKGYEDSKGNFWIIVHNIGVCLLDLETGDVTREVLPIKKGESIESSFNMFESSDGHMFFNSYYGLYVYDLNTEKLKKYYPDEKDPNAIAGGVPSQVFESSDGELWVTTSGGLSKFDIATEEFVSYGEQEGLASAEITAIAEDEEGYLWISAKNNIARFDPKKKVFINYLGSDLSQDGEFNKGCAFRLNSGEILFGNSSGITLFNPFDVRQNSVVPPVVFTDFLLFNKEVKLEEGSPLENVVEETSEISLTHEQSVFTIDFAALNYYHADRNQYKYKLIGFDKEWRDGSRRSATYTNLDPGTYTFHVKGSNNHNIWNEKGDSIVLNILPPWWKTLWFRILFIVTLIGLFVAFYKYRTLKLKREQVKLEFIIQERTEEVVAQNEELSEQQIAITTQNQELQEQQKEITVQNEELLQQQEEILAQRNYIEDKNNQLLGQNDKLKSQHQHITNSVRYAKTIQSAVLPNKEYLSELFAEHFILFKPKDIVAGDFYWAGENNNSKYIAAIDCTGHGVPGAFMSMIGNASFNYLINELKIDDPKDILERLHQRVRVALKQDTSNNTDGMDLCLCKITPKDDNSCEVVFSGAKRPLYYFTKDGVLHQVAGSKKAIGGMQRKGRKFENNTLTIEKGTIIYLTTDGYMDQNNKGRKKIGKILFEKFLTGIGRLPMDIQNEQLERLLALHQEDELQRDDITILGIKV from the coding sequence ATGAAATTATTATCTAAATTAACTACTGTACTACTACTTACTTTACTCATTCCTATCTTGAGTATGGGACAATTTCCCGAGAAAACTTCTTATAGTTTTGATCGGTTTAGTATTCAAGATGGATTATCCAATGTAAGTGTTCACTCTATCTACCAAGATAGCAAAGGCTTTATGTGGTTTGGCACCTTAATGGGTTTGAACCGTTATGATGGCTACAATTTTAAGATCTATAAAAACTCTACTAAAGATAATAATACACTTTTTTCTAATTACATAAATTGTATTACTGAAGATGGAGAGGAGAACTTGTGGGTAGGAGATGCCGGAGGTTTAAACGTTTACCATAGGGATAAAGATAACTTTGAAAGGATTCCTATTCCCGAGTTTGTTGGTTGTCGTGTTATTCAAAAACATGGTACTGATAAGCTATGGATTGGTTCTCTAAAAGGGTTCTTTTTATTCGATACAAAGAAGAAAGTCATAATAAAAAATATATCAGGAAAGTACATTAATCAGCTACTTGTAGATAATGAAAGTAACCTGTGGATGGGATCTGAAACAGATGGTATTTATTTAGCAAGTGAGAATGGAACAATCAATGCTATTTTTAAATCATCTAATAAAAAAGGAAGTTTACCAAATAATAATATTGAGGTAATCCATCAAGATTCAAAAGGAACAATTAGAGTGGGTACAGAAGGTGGTGGACTTTGTGTTTATAACCCAAAAAATAAAGAGTTTAAGCAAATAGCATTGCCAACAAACGTGGTATGGGATATACTGGAGGTGAATGATAAACTTTGGTTGTCAACACCAGAACATGGGGTCATAATTTTAGATCCCAAAACAAATTCCTTTGAGAGTATTACTAACAAAATCAACGACCCAAAAAGTATATCAGAAAACCATATTCTTACTTTCTTTAGAGATAAATCGGAGAATATTTGGCTAGGTGGTTTTCGAAAAGGCCTAAATTATTGGAACTCACAAACCAATGCGTTTAGTCTTGTTTCTAGTAACAGAGGTGGGTATGAATTGCTTACAAGTAATAATGTTATCTCTTTAGAAGAAGATGTAAATAATATTTATTTTGGTACCGATGGTGGAGGTCTTAATGTTCTTAATAAAAGAACTAAAAAGATGAAAGTGTTTAAACACAACCCTAATAATCCTAACTCTATTGGTTCAAATGCTATTCTTTCTATAACAAAAGGCCGAAATGGTTTCTATTGGATTGGTACTTGGGGCGGTGGACTAAATAAGTTTGACCCAAAGACTGAAACATTTACAAAGATTGTTAGAGACCCTAAGAACCCTAACACTTTACCTAACAATAATATTTGGAAAGGGTACGAGGATAGTAAAGGCAATTTTTGGATAATTGTACACAATATTGGTGTTTGTTTATTGGATTTAGAAACAGGAGATGTTACAAGAGAAGTACTTCCAATAAAGAAAGGAGAATCTATAGAAAGTTCTTTCAATATGTTTGAGAGTAGTGATGGTCATATGTTTTTTAATTCCTATTATGGTTTATATGTATATGATCTAAATACAGAGAAACTAAAGAAATACTATCCAGATGAGAAAGACCCAAATGCAATTGCAGGAGGAGTACCAAGTCAAGTATTTGAATCTTCTGATGGAGAACTTTGGGTAACGACATCGGGTGGTTTATCAAAATTTGATATTGCTACAGAAGAGTTTGTTTCTTATGGGGAACAGGAAGGTTTAGCCAGTGCAGAAATAACAGCTATTGCAGAAGATGAAGAAGGGTATTTATGGATATCAGCAAAAAATAATATTGCAAGGTTCGACCCAAAAAAGAAGGTATTTATTAATTATTTAGGTTCTGATTTATCGCAGGATGGAGAATTTAATAAAGGGTGTGCTTTCCGATTAAATTCTGGAGAAATATTATTTGGAAACAGTAGCGGTATCACATTATTTAATCCATTTGATGTAAGACAAAATTCTGTAGTTCCTCCAGTTGTATTTACAGATTTCCTACTCTTTAATAAAGAAGTAAAATTAGAAGAGGGTTCTCCATTAGAAAATGTAGTAGAAGAAACATCTGAGATTTCTTTAACGCACGAGCAGTCTGTTTTTACCATAGATTTTGCAGCATTAAATTATTACCATGCAGATAGAAACCAGTATAAATATAAACTGATAGGTTTTGATAAAGAATGGAGAGATGGTTCTAGAAGAAGTGCTACTTATACCAATCTTGATCCGGGTACTTATACCTTCCACGTTAAGGGTTCTAACAATCATAATATTTGGAATGAAAAAGGAGACAGTATTGTATTGAATATCCTTCCGCCTTGGTGGAAAACGTTATGGTTTAGGATCTTATTTATTGTAACTCTAATAGGTTTATTTGTTGCTTTTTATAAATACAGAACATTAAAATTAAAAAGAGAGCAAGTAAAACTTGAGTTCATTATTCAAGAAAGAACTGAAGAAGTAGTTGCACAAAACGAGGAGCTATCTGAACAACAAATTGCTATTACAACGCAAAATCAAGAGCTCCAAGAACAACAGAAAGAAATTACTGTGCAGAATGAAGAGTTGTTGCAACAACAAGAAGAAATTTTAGCACAAAGAAATTATATTGAGGATAAAAATAATCAGTTATTAGGACAGAATGATAAATTAAAATCTCAGCATCAGCACATCACAAATAGTGTACGTTATGCTAAGACGATACAGAGTGCTGTATTACCAAATAAGGAGTATTTATCAGAGTTGTTTGCAGAGCATTTTATTCTTTTTAAACCTAAAGATATTGTAGCTGGAGATTTTTATTGGGCCGGGGAAAACAACAATAGTAAATATATTGCAGCTATTGATTGCACAGGGCATGGTGTTCCTGGAGCCTTTATGAGTATGATTGGTAACGCATCTTTTAATTATTTAATTAATGAACTAAAGATTGATGATCCTAAAGATATTTTAGAAAGGTTACATCAAAGAGTTAGAGTTGCATTAAAACAAGATACGTCTAATAATACAGACGGTATGGATTTATGTCTTTGTAAAATTACTCCTAAAGATGACAACTCCTGTGAAGTAGTGTTTTCTGGAGCAAAAAGGCCTTTGTATTATTTTACTAAAGATGGTGTTTTACATCAGGTGGCTGGTAGTAAAAAAGCTATTGGCGGTATGCAGAGGAAAGGTAGAAAGTTTGAAAACAATACCTTAACAATAGAAAAAGGAACTATAATATACCTTACTACAGATGGGTATATGGATCAGAATAATAAAGGAAGAAAGAAAATTGGTAAGATCTTATTCGAGAAATTCTTAACAGGAATAGGTAGGTTACCAATGGATATTCAAAACGAACAATTAGAACGTCTATTGGCGTTACATCAAGAAGATGAATTGCAAAGAGATGATATAACTATACTAGGAATTAAAGTGTAG
- a CDS encoding PKD domain-containing protein: MTITVVEDEEEEEEETETVPLAQFTVSSSSIMLGESVTFTDGSTGEVTSYAWSFGDDNTSVAQNPTHTYASAGSYTATLTVTNSAGSSSESMTITVVEDEEEETETAPLAQFTVSSSSITLGESVIFTDGSTGEVTSYAWSFGDDNTSVAQNPTHTYASAGSYTATLTVTNSAGSSSESMTITVVEDEEEETETAPLAQFTVSSSSIMLGESVTFTDGSTGEVTSYAWSFGDDNTSVAQNPTHTYASAGSYTATLTVTNSAGSSSESMTITVVEDTPTSVDVEQLAISIYPNPATDVVNVVANNIVKIAIYNTSGQLVKIVNKKNTATKVSVSKLNKGIYIFMLTTKEGKSVTRKVRVK, translated from the coding sequence ATGACAATAACAGTAGTTGAAGATGAGGAAGAAGAAGAAGAAGAAACTGAAACAGTTCCTTTAGCACAGTTTACAGTCTCGTCATCATCTATTATGTTAGGTGAATCAGTTACATTTACAGACGGATCAACTGGAGAAGTAACAAGTTATGCATGGTCTTTTGGCGATGATAATACATCAGTAGCTCAAAATCCAACTCATACTTATGCATCCGCAGGTAGTTATACGGCAACATTAACTGTAACAAATTCAGCAGGTTCATCATCAGAATCAATGACAATAACGGTAGTTGAAGATGAGGAAGAAGAAACTGAAACAGCCCCTTTAGCACAGTTTACAGTCTCGTCATCATCTATAACATTAGGAGAGTCAGTTATATTTACAGACGGATCAACTGGAGAAGTAACAAGTTATGCATGGTCTTTTGGCGATGATAATACATCAGTAGCTCAAAACCCAACTCATACTTATGCATCCGCAGGTAGTTATACTGCAACATTAACTGTAACAAATTCAGCAGGTTCATCATCAGAATCAATGACAATAACGGTAGTTGAAGATGAGGAAGAAGAAACTGAAACAGCCCCTTTAGCACAGTTTACAGTCTCGTCATCATCTATTATGTTAGGTGAATCAGTTACATTTACAGACGGATCAACCGGAGAAGTAACAAGTTATGCATGGTCTTTTGGCGATGATAATACATCAGTAGCTCAAAACCCAACTCATACTTATGCATCTGCAGGTAGTTATACGGCAACATTAACTGTAACAAATTCAGCAGGTTCATCATCAGAATCAATGACAATAACTGTAGTTGAAGATACACCGACAAGTGTAGATGTTGAGCAATTAGCTATTTCAATTTATCCTAACCCAGCTACAGATGTTGTGAATGTAGTCGCGAATAATATTGTTAAGATTGCGATCTACAATACTTCAGGGCAGTTAGTTAAAATAGTAAACAAAAAAAATACAGCGACAAAAGTTTCTGTTAGTAAATTAAATAAAGGGATTTACATCTTTATGTTAACAACTAAAGAAGGAAAGTCAGTTACTAGAAAAGTACGAGTGAAATAA